The nucleotide sequence GCCGACCGGCCCGACGCCTCGCTGACGGAGATCCAGACGCCCATCGTCGAGGCCTACCTCGCCGCGCTCGACGGCCGACCCGCGCGCCTGCTCGCGTCCCGCACGATCGTGGTGGTCGACGAGGAGAACCGGACCCGCGTCCTGGAGGCCGCGCTGCCGTCCCTGCGCCGGTTCGCCGCCGGCTTCGGGGGACGTGACGCCGGCGACCTCTCCGCCGACGAGGTGCTGCGTGTCACCGACTCCTACTTCGGCACCGCGGACGAGGTCATCGACGCGCTGCGCCGCGATGCCGTCGCGCTGGGCGCCACCGAGATCGCCGCCCAGGTGCACTCGCTGGAGCCCGGGCATGAGATCACGCTGCGCTCCCTGGAGCTGCTCGCCACCCGGGTCGCCCCGGCGCTGGGCTGGGGGCTCGCGGCATGAGCGACATCATCGACCTGATCTCCGGCGCCGGTCCGGACGTCCATGCCCTGCGCGACGCCCGACCCCAGGCCAGGGAGAACGCGCAACTCAGCTTCGAGGCGCTCTTCGAGCCGGCCGAGCCCGGCACCTTCGCGCCCGAGGAACGCCTGGCCGTCGCCGCCTTCGTGTCGGCCCTGCACGGGGACGAGGACGCCGCGGCGTTCTACGGGGACCTCCTCGCCGACGTCGCAGACCCTGCATTCGTCGCCGCCGTCGCCGAGTCCGCCGCCGCGCTGTGCTCGCAGGGACCGACGGGCACCTACCGGGAGCCTGCCCTCGCACCCGAGTCGACGCCGACCGTCGACGCCGTCCTGCCCCCGGCCCAGGCCGAGCTGCTGGGCCGCCGCCTGGCGGCGGGCCTCGAGCACGCGCACGTGCTCGTCTTCCACCCCCGCGACTCCCGCCAGGAGCGCCTCGAGACGCTGATCCTGGCGGGCTGGAGCCTCGAGGACATCGTCTCGCTGTCGCAGGCCGTCGCCTTCCTCTCCTTCCAACTTCGAGCCGCGGCCGGCCTCCGGGCACTGGCCGCCGAGGAGGCCTCATGACCACCATCACCGCGGGCATCACTCCCGTCGAACCCGACCTGTTCCCCGACGGCTTCGTCGTCGGCGGACTCGGCTGGCAGCCCTGGATCGAGCCCGTCCCGGTCGACGAGCTGACCGACGTCCAGCGCGACGCGCTGATCGAGCCCGAGCGCTCCGAGAGCCCCTACTTCCGGCTGCTCGCCCGCGACCCCGCCATTCTCAAGGCGCGCACCCTGACGGATCTCGACATCTTCTACAACGCGGCCGACGGGCTCCCGCGGGCGGAGCGTGAGCTCGGGGCCGCCGCCGCGTCGCGGCTCAACGGCTGCACGTTCTGCGCATCGGTGCACAGCAGCTTCGCCATCCGGCAGGACCCGAACCGCGCCGCCCAGGTCGAGCAGCTGCTGGCCGACGGGGTCGGGGCGGACCTCGGCGACGAGCGGACCAACGCCATCGTCGACGCCGTGGCGGCGCTCACCGCCACCCCGGTGCGCTTCGACGCCGGGCATGTCGCGCGGCTGCGGGAGGTCGGTCTCGACGACCTCGCGATCGTCGACCTCGTCAACTCGGGGGCCTTCTTCAGCTGGGCGAACCGCCTCATGCTGAGCCTCGGCGAGCCGACCGACGCCGCGCGTCGCCGAGCCCGACGCCGGGCTCAGCCCGACTGAATGAAAGCGGATCCGACGGATGGGGGAGGCTCCGGTCGGTTGTTCAGCCGGTGGGGCGGAAGTTGATGGAGGTGGTGTCCATGATCCAGCCGCGGATCGGTTGTTTCTCGGGTGGCGGATGAGTCGGCGGGGGTATCTGGTCGGGGATGTCGCGTTCGATGGCCAGTCCGTGGCGGTTGGTGAACCGCAGCCCGGCCGGGGCACCGGGGTCGCCGTCGATGGTGAACTCTCCCTGGTGGTGTTCCCGGTGATGCCTGGAACACAACGAGATCAACGTGTCGATGTCGGTGGGGCCACCCTCGGACCAGTGATAGAGGTGGTGATTCTCCAGGAACCCGGCGACGGTGCAGCCCGGGAACCGGCAGCCGCCGTCGCGGTCCTCGATGAGCCGCCTGGTGCGTTCGGGCACGATCCGCATGCTCCGTCCCACGGAGACGGGTTTCGCATCCTTGGTCCAGACGGGTTTCAGGGTCCCGTCGCAGGTCAGCTTCTTCATCAGCCGTGACGGCAACGAGCCACGTTTGTTGATCCACCCGTTCCCGTCGGCATCCAGATGCACCAGCACTCGGTAATGCTCCCGGCGGGACGCCGGCGAAGCCTGATGCAGACTCCGCGACGCGCACTCCACCAGCCCGTCGGCCAGGGTCGCTTCGGTGTCGCCGGCGGTGAACAGCGCGTCCTTGGCCTCCCGGATGGCCTGCTCCACCAGCGCCCCGTCCAGCGGGTTCGCGTCGAACCGCAACACGAACCGCCCCTCCTGGAGGCTCATCTGCAGTCTGGGTGCGTCATCGACCGGCGCCACGGGCTCGGGAGGATCGGCCACCGGCCCCGGCGTGCCGGGTTCGAACAGGTACTTCGGCAACACGCGGCGTAGCTGTGACACGGTCGCGGCCTGCACGAACTCGGTCACCGATTCGGCATACTCGGTGGGCACGTGGCGGGCGACGACGACCATCTGATCCAGACTCACCGTCCCCCGGGCCAGGCGGGCCTCCAACTCGGGGAAGTCGCCCTTCCTGCGAGCGACGGCCACGATGTCGGCGGCGCGGGAGGGGGAGACGGCGGTCATCAACTGCAGCCAGTGCTCAGGGGACCTGATCCCGCCACCGGACCAGCAGTTGGTCTCCAGCACCTCGACCATCAGGTCCACCAGATCGGCGTTGAGTTGCGCGGCCTGGCCCGCGATGACGCCCGCACGGCGGGAGGCGACCTCCCACGCATCGGCTCCGGCGTCCCTCAACGAATCCATATCTAATCATACACCCGTACGAATCCAGGAACAAGGGTTCCCACCCCCGAAAACCGTTCAAAGTCCCGCCGGTCCGCCCTCGGCATCCGCGACCTCGCCGACCGGGTCGCGAGATCACCACTCGAACCCGGAGGACCTAGACCCCCACACCCTCAAGTGCGATGGGCCCGCAATCCTCCGGCTACTTCGCTCCGCTGAAGTGCTCGTAGAGCATGGCGGGCAGGGCCTTGGACAGCTCGGCCAGCAGCGCAGCGTCATGGAAGATGTCGTCGACCAGTAGCGGGGTCTGCTCGCGGACGTCCATGAGGACGTCCATGAACACCTTGCCGAGGGTAGGGGATTCGGCGAACTGCTGCGGGGTGTTGGCGGCTGCCTGTTGCGCGAGTCCCTGGTGGTGGGCGAGGTTGACGACGATGTTGGACATGGCGCCTGCGACGACGTCGGTGCCGTAGGTGTCGCCGAAGCGTTCGTTGAGTTTGACGATGATGGCTTCGAGTTCGCTGCGGTGCTTCTCGTGGATGGTGCCGGAGCCGACGGCGGTGATGGGGTCGAGGCCCGCTCCCTGCTCAAGGTTCAGCTTCACGGCTGCGCCTTTGCTGATGGTGTAGTCGGTGAGCTGGACCTGGGAGATGTCGATGGGATCTTCGTAGGTGGCGGTCGACAGTTGCGGGAGGATCCGGCGGAGGAAGTAGTACAGGCGGGGCAGTGAGGTGTCTTCCAGGTTGCGGGCCTGGGAGATGAAGTCGTAGAACTTCACGAAGGCGGCCGCGTCGGACTTGAACAGTTTCAGTTCGTCCTGCTCTGGCTGGTCGTCGTCGAGGACGGCGTTGGTCCACCTCTTGGAGAACCGGTCGACGGCGGGCGCGGTGGCCGCGGTGATGGCACTGTTCGCGTTGGCGCCACCCTTGTGGACGGCCTCGATGGCCTGCTCGACCTCGGAGGTGTCGTAGATGCCGGAGGCATCGAGCTTGGTCTTGAGGTCGTAGACGAGGTTCGGGTCGGTGGTGGCGGTGAGGGTGGCCTTGCGGTAGTACGGTTTGAACGCCTCGAGGACATCCTCGGGGTCATTGACGAAGTCCAGGACGAAGGTCTTGTCCTTGCCGGGGTAGGTGCGGTTCAGCCGGGACAGGGTCTGCACGGCCTGGACGCCGCCGAGTTTCTTGTCGACGTACATGGCGACGAGGCGGGGCTGGTCGAAGCCGGTCTGGTACTTCTCGGCGACGATCATCACGTTGTAGGTCGACGGCTTGAACGCTTCGGCGAGGTCGCCGGTCCACACGCCGGGGTTCTGGGTGTGTTCGGTGAGGTTCTCGCCGACGTCTTCGGGGTCGTCGACGGTGCCGGAGAACGCGACCAGTGCCTTCACACCGGGAATGTGGTTGTCGGTGACGTAGGCGTCGAGGTACTTCTTCCAGCGGACGGCTTCCTTGCGGGAGCCGGTCACGACCATCGCCTTGGCCTTCCCGTCGAGCAGCTTTGCGACGAAGCCGCAGAAGTGGTCGACGACGATCTTGGCTTTCTGCGAGATGTTCGTCGGGTGGAGCCGCACGTACTGCACAAGGGCCTTGACCGCGGTCGACTCGTCAACCTCACTGCCGGGGTTGTCGTAGTCGCCGCCGGGGTGCTGCAACTGCCAGGCCACCTTGTAGGGGGTGTAGTTGGTCAGCACGTCGAGGATGAACTGCTCCTCGATGGCCTGCTGCATCGAGTACAGGTCGAACGGCTCGGGCAGCGTGCCGCCTTCGGGGACGGTGCCGAACAGTTCGAGGGTCTTGGCCTTCGGGGTGGCGGTGAATGCGAAGTAGGAGATGTTCGGCGCGTGCGCGGTCACGGACTGCGCCCACTGCAGGTAGTCCTCGCTGCTGACCTCCGCCCCCTCGGCGACCTCCTTGAGTTCGTCGGGGGACAGGACCTTGGTCAGGGCACCTGCGGTGGAGCCGGTCTGGGAGGAGTGGGCCTCGTCGGCGATCACCGCGAACCGGCGACCCTTCAACTCGGGGGAGGTGTCGATCAGGTTGATCAGCGCCTCGAACGTCTGGATCGTGACGATCACGATCTGCTTGCCGCCCGTCAGCGCGGAGGCCAACGCGGCGGACTTCGACGAGTCCAGGCCGGCGGTGATGGACTGCACCACGCCCTTGTGGTGCTCGAACTGCGCGATCGAGTCCTGCAGCTGCTTGTCCAGCACGGTGCGGTCGGTCACGACCACAACAGTGTCGAACACCTTCTCATCGGCGGAGCTGTGGAGGGTGGAGAGCTGGTGCGCGAGCCAGGAGATGGAGTTCGTCTTCCCGGAGCCGGCCGAGTGCTGGATCAGGTACCGCTGCCCGGACCCCTTGGCGCGGGCGTCCTCGACCAGGCGGGTGACGGCCCGCCACTGGTGGTAGCGGGGAAACAGGATCTTCTCGACCCGGGTCTTCTTCCCCGTGTCGTGGTCCACCTCCGTCTCGACAGCCGTGTGCATGAACGAGCCGAGGATCCGCAGCCACGTGTCGCGCTGCAGGATCTCTTCCCAGAAGTACGACGACGCCGACCCGTCCGGGTTCAGCGGGTTCCCCGCACCCTCGTCGTTGCCCTTGTTGAACGGCAGGAACCGGGTCTTGTCATCGGCGAGTCGGGTGGTCATCGCGACCTGGCTGTTCGACACCGCGAAATGCACCAACGCCCGCTTGCCGTGGCCGAACAGCGGTTCACCGGCCGGGGAGCGGTCGAACTGGTACTGCTTGGTCGCGTTCGACAGCGTCTGCGTGAAGTCTGTCTTCAACTCCACCGTCGCCACCGGCAACCCGTTGACGAACAACACCAGATCCAGGGCCTTCTTCGGATGCTTGGCCGAGTAGTGCACCTGACGCATCACCCGCAGCCGCATCCTGGAATACGCCGCCAGCGTGTCCGGGTTCAGAGCCGTGGCCGGCCGGAACTGCGCCAGCTGCACCTTCACCGACCCACCCGATGGCGGCACGAAACTGAACCCGTTCCGCAGCACATTCAGCGTGCCGCCATGCTTGAACGGATCGTTGTCCAGGGCCTTCACCAGCCGACCCAGCAGCAGCGTCTTCGCCGCCTCCTGCAGAGCCGCGGAGTCGCCCGGACGGAGGACCTTCGCGTACTGGGCCGGCTGCGTGTCCGCGAACCACCCCAACACGTCCTCTGGGAACAGGGCCAGCGTCTTGTCGTAGCCCGAATCATCGGGCGAGTACAGCCACCCGTTTGCGGCGAGATGCTGGCAGATCTCCGTCTCCAGCACCACCTCCAGATGGCCCCCGGCAACCCCACTCATGCGCTCACTCCTACATCGACCTTGCCCGTCACCGCAGCCGAAATCAGCGCCGCCCGCCGCTCGCGTGCCAGCTGTATCGCCTCTGTCGCAAGCCCGATCGCCTCGTCGATTGGTTTGGTGCTAAGCCTCACGTGGGCGACGATTGCATGCTGCTCGGCTGCCGGTGGCATCGCGACGAGGGTGCGTTCCAGTTTCTCGGCTGTGAAGTGCAGAATTGTCGAGACATTGGCGATCATTTCGATACCGCCGCAGGCGCGCATCACATCGAGCTGCAGTCCGAGGAACGCCGCGGATGCATCGTGTCGTGGTCGCACACGGTTGACTGTCTTCTGGAATCCCCATCCCGGCAAGTCGTCTTCAAGAGCCACGTTGACGCCGATTGATCCGCCTTCGACGACCAACAGGTCGCCCGCGCGCAGGCTGTACCTCCGCTGCTCCACGAGAGAGAATGGCATCTGGTTTGCTGAGTCCAAGTCCAGCTGGCCTGGGCGGATGTTCGCGGCGCGGACGTATGGGAGCGGCTCCCCGTCAGTCGTCTCAAACTTGGCCGCGTCGAGCATCTTGCCGAGGGTGACGGTAAACCAGCGGGAGAGCCTTGAGACCGACCAGTGAGCGGGCACCTGTCCAAACCAATCCACTTCGCTCGACTGCATCTCGGCGCGACAGTCGAGCCCCTTCGTGACAGCCTGTGCCACCACCGAGGCTCGGCGTTCGGTGAGGAGGGTGATGAGTTGCTCGTTCTTCGCGATGAACGCGTCGATCTGTGCCGTCTCCCGATCCAGGAAGTCCGCAATCGCCCGCTGCTCTGACGGAGGTATCAAGGGGACGTGGATGGTCTTCAGAACTCGGAATGGAACCTCAGTAGTTCGTACCGCGCCGCTTTCGTCACCGGCAGCGATACCACGTTCACGCCGGATCATCTCCCCTGTGAACCACCCTGACTTCATGAGGTACACGACAAAGCGCGGATCAACTGATGGTCGCGGCCGCATCACCTCATAGTGGTACGTGACGTAACCCGCCTCCCTTGCCTCGCCCATTGCACCGGCGCGGACACTCATCTTGTTGAACACGATGTCGCCTGGCTGGCAAGTCTTGTAATGATCAAGGGATTCGGCGCGTGGAGGACGGTCGCTCAGCTCATCGCGGCGCAACACGCCCCTGGTTTGTGATACGGACAAGAGCGGAAGATCGGCGCCGGGTCGCTTCTGATCCACTCGCTGCACGAGAGCTCCGAAACGTATGGTTGTCACTTTTCGACCTCTTGGAGCATGGTGCGGAGGTCGTTCATGACTGCTTCGAGGTCGCGGTCGATGTCTTCGAGGGGGCGGGGTGGGACGTACTTGTAGAAGTGGCGGGTGAAGGGGATTTCGGCGCCTTCTCTGGTCTTGGTGTGGTCGATCCAGGCGTCGGGGGCGTAGGGGAGGACTTCGCGGGTGAGGTAGTCGTTGATGTTCTGGTCCCAGGGCACGTTCTCGGTGTCGCGGAGGGACGGGTCGGGTTCGGGGTTGCCCTTGGTGTCGGTGCAGATATCTGCGGTGTCGTCCTGTTCGCCGAGGGCGGCGGTGATGGCCTTGATGATGGGCATGGGTAGTTTGATGCCCTGGGCAACGGCTGCCGCGAGGAGGGCCTTGCGGAACGTGTCGCGGTTGGTCCAGGACTGTCCGGTGTCGAGGGTTTCGAGGGCGTTGCGCAGGCTGGTGGCGGTGGCGTCGTCGAGTTTCTGGACGGGTTTCGCGTCGAAGACGGCGTCGATGGCCTCGGCGGTGGCCTGCCAGCGGAGCCTGAGGGGCCGTTCGACGGTGATGGTGCGGTAGAGGAAGTCCTCGTTGTGGAAGATCTTCGACTCGTCCGCGTCGGCGAAGTCGTCGTAGAGCTCCACGATGCGGGTGATGTCCTGGGCGGAGAGTTCGTTGCGTTTGGAGCCAAGCCCCTTGCGGAGTTTGGTGTAGAACTCGCGGGCGTCGATGAGCTGGACCTTGCCCTTGCGTTCGGGGCGTTTGCGGTTGGTGAGGATCCAGATGTAGGTGGAGATGCCGGTGTTGTAGAACATGTCCTTCGGCAGGCCGATGATCGCGCCGACGAGGTCGCTGTCGAGGAGCCATTTGCGGATGTTCGACTCTCCGCCGCCGGCGCCGCCGGAGAACAGGGGCGAGCCGTTGAGGACGATGGCCATGCGGGAGCCGCCGTCCTCTGGCTTGCGCATCTTGGACACGAGGTGGAGGAGAAACAGCATGGCGCCGTCGGAGACGGCGGGGGTGCCGGGCCCGAAGCGGCCGACGAAGCCGAGGGTGGCGTGTTCGTGGTCGACCTCTTCGCGCTGGTCCTTCCAGTCGACGCCGAAGGGCGGGTTGGACAGGCCGTAGTCGAACTTCTTGTCGGGGAAGCGGTCGTCGGTGAGGGTGTCGCCGAGGGCGATGTTGTCGACGTCCTGGCCCTTGATGACCATGTCTGCCTTGCAGATGGCGTAGGAGGCGTCGTTGTAGTCCTGGCCGTAGAGGCTGAGCTGGATGCCGGGGTTCATCGCGCGGAGGTGCTCGTCGGCGACCGAGAGCATGCCGCCGGTGCCGGCGGTGGGGTCGTAGATCGAGCGGACCACGCCGGGCTTGGAGAGGGCGTCGTCGTCGGTGGCGAACAGCAGCTGCACCATCAGGGAGATGACTTCGCGGGGCGTGTAGTGGTCGCCGGCGGTCTCGTTGGAGCGCTCGTTGGCCCACCGGATGAGTTCCTCGAACACGAGGCCCATCTGGATGTTGGAGACGGTCTTGGGGTGGAAGTCCGCCTGGGCGAACTTCTCCGTGACGGCGAACAGCTTGTTCTTCTCCGCCAGCTTGTTCAGGGTCTTGTCGAACTCGAAGCGCTCGAAGATGTCACGCACGTTCGGGGAGAACCCGGCGATGTAGGAGGCGATGTTCTGCCGCAGGTCCTGCGGGTCCGCGACCAGTTTGGCGAAGTCGAACGGGCTCGTGTTGTAGAACTGGCGGCCGGAAGCCGCGGTCAGGAGATTGTGCCGGACCACGTCGGGAAGGCTGGTGACCGTGGGTGCCTTCGCCAGGACATCGGGTTTGGTGTCGGCCAGGACGGCGTCGAGGCGACGCAGCACCGTGAACGGCAGCACCACCGAGCCGTACTCCGACGGCTTGAACGGCCCGCGAAGGGACTCGGCGATGTTCCAGATGAACGAGACGTGATTGACCACGTGGGGCACTCCTGTAAGTGACGGGCAGTCGACGAACACCTGGGTGCGTCGTAGGTCCATCTTGGCCCACTCCCGGCAGTGCTGCTGCCCGGGCTTCTGAAGCTACTGAACGACCGCGGCTCCCCGGGCCTGCACGACCCGCACGCCGGGGGCTCCGACGAAGCGGTACCCGACGCCGCGGACGGTGGTCACGACGTTGTGCCAGTCGCCGAGTCGGGCCCTCAGCCTGCGCACCGTCACGTCGACGACCCGCTCGCCCGAGGGTGGCTCGCCGCCCCAGACCTCGTCGAACAGCTCCTGCCGTCCCAGCGTCGCGGACCCGGCGGCGACGAGGCACGCGAGCACGTCGAACTCACGCTCCGAGAGGCCGAGGTCCACGCCGTCGACGCGTGCCTGCAGGCGGCCGAGGTCGATCACCAGCCCGGGCTCGCGCGGGGCAGGCCGTCTGGCGGCCCGCGCCGGGTGCAGCGGGACCACCTGCGTCTCCGCGGCGGGCAGCAGGGCCGACAGCTGCAGGCGCAGCGCCTGGGCCACGCGGGGAAGGGTCGTGCCGGCGCGGCGCGCGTCCTCCTCGGTAAGGGTGACGGTCAGGACGAAGCCGGTCGGATGCGAGGGGGTGGGAGTGCCCATGGTGTCGCTCTCGATGCTGAAGACCCGGACCTCCGGGTCGGTGTGCTGAAGAAAGGGGCTCGCCGGGACAGCCCGGGGCAGGGGAGGGTTTCAGCGACAGCGACGACACATCATCGCGGCAGCAGCGGCGGCGGAGCACGGCAGCGCGAGAAGATCGGTCATGGCGGCGATGCTAACCCGGGAACCGGGCCCCACCGCCGGGTGCCCGAGCCTGTTTCGCGCCCGGCGGAACCCGGTCGGGTGATCGCTCAGCCGTCGATGGACGGCGGGAGGCACCGCAGGGGGCGACTCGTGCAAGATGGGGGCCATGGCCATCTTCGACGTCCCCCTCGCTGAGCTCCAGACCCGCGGCACCATCAAGTGGCGCCGCTTCGAGGCCGACGTCCTGCCCATGTTCGTCGCCGAGATGGACGCCCACCTGGCCCCCGCCATCCGCGCCCGGCTCGAGCGGGCACTCGCCGAGGGCGACACCGGCTACCCCGAGCTGCCCGCCTACCAGGAGGCGCTGGCCGACTTCGCCGCGTGGCAGTGGGGCTGGGAGTTCTCGCCGTCGGACGCCACGCTGGTCACCGACGTCGTCACCGGCATGCGCGACGCGCTCACCGCGGTCACCGAACCGGGCGATCCCGTCGTGATCAACTCCCCGATCTACCCGCCCTTCCGCGGCGTCAGCTATGACCGCACGATCGTCGACGTACCGATGCTGGACGACCGGCTGGACCTCGAGGGCCTCGCGGAGGCCTTCGAGGAGCACCGC is from Tessaracoccus palaemonis and encodes:
- a CDS encoding alkylhydroperoxidase domain protein, whose product is MTTITAGITPVEPDLFPDGFVVGGLGWQPWIEPVPVDELTDVQRDALIEPERSESPYFRLLARDPAILKARTLTDLDIFYNAADGLPRAERELGAAAASRLNGCTFCASVHSSFAIRQDPNRAAQVEQLLADGVGADLGDERTNAIVDAVAALTATPVRFDAGHVARLREVGLDDLAIVDLVNSGAFFSWANRLMLSLGEPTDAARRRARRRAQPD
- a CDS encoding restriction endonuclease subunit S is translated as MDQKRPGADLPLLSVSQTRGVLRRDELSDRPPRAESLDHYKTCQPGDIVFNKMSVRAGAMGEAREAGYVTYHYEVMRPRPSVDPRFVVYLMKSGWFTGEMIRRERGIAAGDESGAVRTTEVPFRVLKTIHVPLIPPSEQRAIADFLDRETAQIDAFIAKNEQLITLLTERRASVVAQAVTKGLDCRAEMQSSEVDWFGQVPAHWSVSRLSRWFTVTLGKMLDAAKFETTDGEPLPYVRAANIRPGQLDLDSANQMPFSLVEQRRYSLRAGDLLVVEGGSIGVNVALEDDLPGWGFQKTVNRVRPRHDASAAFLGLQLDVMRACGGIEMIANVSTILHFTAEKLERTLVAMPPAAEQHAIVAHVRLSTKPIDEAIGLATEAIQLARERRAALISAAVTGKVDVGVSA
- a CDS encoding winged helix-turn-helix domain-containing protein, giving the protein MGTPTPSHPTGFVLTVTLTEEDARRAGTTLPRVAQALRLQLSALLPAAETQVVPLHPARAARRPAPREPGLVIDLGRLQARVDGVDLGLSEREFDVLACLVAAGSATLGRQELFDEVWGGEPPSGERVVDVTVRRLRARLGDWHNVVTTVRGVGYRFVGAPGVRVVQARGAAVVQ
- a CDS encoding type I restriction endonuclease subunit R — protein: MSGVAGGHLEVVLETEICQHLAANGWLYSPDDSGYDKTLALFPEDVLGWFADTQPAQYAKVLRPGDSAALQEAAKTLLLGRLVKALDNDPFKHGGTLNVLRNGFSFVPPSGGSVKVQLAQFRPATALNPDTLAAYSRMRLRVMRQVHYSAKHPKKALDLVLFVNGLPVATVELKTDFTQTLSNATKQYQFDRSPAGEPLFGHGKRALVHFAVSNSQVAMTTRLADDKTRFLPFNKGNDEGAGNPLNPDGSASSYFWEEILQRDTWLRILGSFMHTAVETEVDHDTGKKTRVEKILFPRYHQWRAVTRLVEDARAKGSGQRYLIQHSAGSGKTNSISWLAHQLSTLHSSADEKVFDTVVVVTDRTVLDKQLQDSIAQFEHHKGVVQSITAGLDSSKSAALASALTGGKQIVIVTIQTFEALINLIDTSPELKGRRFAVIADEAHSSQTGSTAGALTKVLSPDELKEVAEGAEVSSEDYLQWAQSVTAHAPNISYFAFTATPKAKTLELFGTVPEGGTLPEPFDLYSMQQAIEEQFILDVLTNYTPYKVAWQLQHPGGDYDNPGSEVDESTAVKALVQYVRLHPTNISQKAKIVVDHFCGFVAKLLDGKAKAMVVTGSRKEAVRWKKYLDAYVTDNHIPGVKALVAFSGTVDDPEDVGENLTEHTQNPGVWTGDLAEAFKPSTYNVMIVAEKYQTGFDQPRLVAMYVDKKLGGVQAVQTLSRLNRTYPGKDKTFVLDFVNDPEDVLEAFKPYYRKATLTATTDPNLVYDLKTKLDASGIYDTSEVEQAIEAVHKGGANANSAITAATAPAVDRFSKRWTNAVLDDDQPEQDELKLFKSDAAAFVKFYDFISQARNLEDTSLPRLYYFLRRILPQLSTATYEDPIDISQVQLTDYTISKGAAVKLNLEQGAGLDPITAVGSGTIHEKHRSELEAIIVKLNERFGDTYGTDVVAGAMSNIVVNLAHHQGLAQQAAANTPQQFAESPTLGKVFMDVLMDVREQTPLLVDDIFHDAALLAELSKALPAMLYEHFSGAK
- a CDS encoding CMD domain protein — its product is MSDIIDLISGAGPDVHALRDARPQARENAQLSFEALFEPAEPGTFAPEERLAVAAFVSALHGDEDAAAFYGDLLADVADPAFVAAVAESAAALCSQGPTGTYREPALAPESTPTVDAVLPPAQAELLGRRLAAGLEHAHVLVFHPRDSRQERLETLILAGWSLEDIVSLSQAVAFLSFQLRAAAGLRALAAEEAS
- a CDS encoding type I restriction-modification system subunit M, which translates into the protein MVNHVSFIWNIAESLRGPFKPSEYGSVVLPFTVLRRLDAVLADTKPDVLAKAPTVTSLPDVVRHNLLTAASGRQFYNTSPFDFAKLVADPQDLRQNIASYIAGFSPNVRDIFERFEFDKTLNKLAEKNKLFAVTEKFAQADFHPKTVSNIQMGLVFEELIRWANERSNETAGDHYTPREVISLMVQLLFATDDDALSKPGVVRSIYDPTAGTGGMLSVADEHLRAMNPGIQLSLYGQDYNDASYAICKADMVIKGQDVDNIALGDTLTDDRFPDKKFDYGLSNPPFGVDWKDQREEVDHEHATLGFVGRFGPGTPAVSDGAMLFLLHLVSKMRKPEDGGSRMAIVLNGSPLFSGGAGGGESNIRKWLLDSDLVGAIIGLPKDMFYNTGISTYIWILTNRKRPERKGKVQLIDAREFYTKLRKGLGSKRNELSAQDITRIVELYDDFADADESKIFHNEDFLYRTITVERPLRLRWQATAEAIDAVFDAKPVQKLDDATATSLRNALETLDTGQSWTNRDTFRKALLAAAVAQGIKLPMPIIKAITAALGEQDDTADICTDTKGNPEPDPSLRDTENVPWDQNINDYLTREVLPYAPDAWIDHTKTREGAEIPFTRHFYKYVPPRPLEDIDRDLEAVMNDLRTMLQEVEK
- a CDS encoding HNH endonuclease signature motif containing protein codes for the protein MDSLRDAGADAWEVASRRAGVIAGQAAQLNADLVDLMVEVLETNCWSGGGIRSPEHWLQLMTAVSPSRAADIVAVARRKGDFPELEARLARGTVSLDQMVVVARHVPTEYAESVTEFVQAATVSQLRRVLPKYLFEPGTPGPVADPPEPVAPVDDAPRLQMSLQEGRFVLRFDANPLDGALVEQAIREAKDALFTAGDTEATLADGLVECASRSLHQASPASRREHYRVLVHLDADGNGWINKRGSLPSRLMKKLTCDGTLKPVWTKDAKPVSVGRSMRIVPERTRRLIEDRDGGCRFPGCTVAGFLENHHLYHWSEGGPTDIDTLISLCSRHHREHHQGEFTIDGDPGAPAGLRFTNRHGLAIERDIPDQIPPPTHPPPEKQPIRGWIMDTTSINFRPTG